A window of Castanea sativa cultivar Marrone di Chiusa Pesio chromosome 1, ASM4071231v1 contains these coding sequences:
- the LOC142643089 gene encoding uncharacterized protein LOC142643089 — translation MDVDSQPTMEETILVGDDLMMGPPSPLIPPEIASHVLEGVDLCDGILRNLFLCLQINDIEPFCQDEIAMYRQCAEKRDKELRQRLQDSEHKLGLSMPLDEAKERAAQLESEVTSLERRLILASGIEGMEGFRQRWSLHGRLTDTKRRLESLKQGMENKIKDEPVGGSTAKRWSFW, via the exons atgGATG TCGATTCACAGCCAACTATGGAGGAAACTATTCTGGTTGGTGATGATCTAATGATGGGGCCACCGTCACCCCTCATTCCACCAGAAATTGCCTCCCATGTGCTTGAAGGAGTTGATTTATGTGATGGGATTTTGCGGAATCTATTTTTGT GCTTGCAAATCAATGATATTGAGCCTTTCTGTCAAGATGAGATTGCCATGTATCGACAATGCGCTGAAAAAAGG GATAAGGAGCTAAGACAACGACTTCAAGATAGTGAGCACAAGTTGGGGTTATCAATGCCTCTAGATGAAGCAAAGGAAAGAGCTGCTCAGCTTGAATCAGAAGTTACATCACTGGAGAG GCGCTTGATTCTTGCTAGTGGAATTGAAGGCATGGAAGGATTTCGCCAGAGATGGAGCTTGCATGGTCGCCTCACAGATACCAA GAGAAGGCTGGAGTCTTTGAAACAGGGAATGgagaataaaattaaagatgaGCCTGTTGGAGGTTCAACTGCTAAAAGATGGTCTTTTTGGTGA